A window of uncultured Methanoregula sp. genomic DNA:
TCCCTATTCCGGCGTCATCAGCCGGTTCATCAAAAATATTCTCAGCAGCCAGCCGATCGAAATCTACGGCGACGGGAAGCAGACCCGGGACTTTGTCTTTGTCAAGGATGTTGCAGAGGCCAATCTCCGGGCAATGGAGAGCAGTGCCGAAGGATCGTTCAATATCGCCTGCGGGAGATGCATCAACCTCATCGAGCTTGCCCGCGAGATCATGGAGATTACCGGAAAGAACGTTCCCATAACATTCAAACCCCCGCGGGAAGGGGATATCCGCAATTCGCTTGCAGATATTTCCCGGGCAGGAGATGCGTTCGGGTATGCTCCTCGCTATTCGGTAAGAGCGGGCCTGGAAGAGACCGTTGCATGGTACAGGACCCAGGAATAACCAGACCGTCTCTTTTTTGCAGGGACCGGCGGATTATTCCGGATCTTTTGTTGTTTCTCTGACCCTGTCAAAATTCTCATTTATCTGGACGGATGCCTGAAGGCCCAATCTCCCGTTAAGAAATGTCAATTCTATGCGCAGTTTTTTTTATGAGCGGATCACTGCGGTTTGCAGAGTTCCCGGAACTGGTCGTTATCATCGCACCGGGAGGTGCTCCGGTAACGGAGCTCCAAAAAAGGCAACTGTTTCAACTCTCGTCTCTTTCGGGTGATTCCTGTAAAATTTTTTTTGTGCACCGGTCAATGCATTGATGAGTTGTGGATTTTCAACCGGATCTATTGTTTCCGGAAGAATCCGGTACCGGTGCCATGTCCGGTCCGGCCCCCGCACCCAGAGTTCTTTTGCAAGGTTTGCCATGATTGCAGCTTCCCGCAACTCCTGGATCTGCCGGGCAGAGGTCCGCAGGATCTGTTCCGGCCGGAAATCCGCATACTTCAGTCTCCGCACCCGGGCGAGTGTATTTTTTCCTTTATGGTGGAATGCGAAATCGCACGGAAGTTTTTCATCGGTCTCAAGGCCGATCAGCATGAATCCCCATGCAGTGGCTTTTCTTTTTGCCTTGCCGATCGCAACGAGCGGTTTTATTCCCCGGGTCAAACGGCATCCCCCCGTTTTGTCAAGAATTTTTTTCTCCACCGGCCAGGTTCGCTTGTGAGGCCCGGTTTTTCCTCATTGACCGCAAAAAAGAAAAAAGGAAATGGCTGCCTGTTTACCTAAGACGTATCTCCGGCAATTGTCTCATCCGCAGTATCCGGCTGCGTTGTATTCATCATGGTCTCTTCAAGGGCCTTCTTCCCCATCCGGGTTTCCGGCTCCAGTACCATGCCGATCTCTTCTATCGTATCCGGAAGGACACAATACCGGACGAATGCTCTTGCATATCCGCGTACCCAGAGTTCGAAGCAGAGTCCCTGCTGCGCTCTCATTGCCCGGAACGCAGCAATCTCGTTCCGGCATCTCTGCTGGATCATCCTCTCATTGAACCAGGATGCATTGACGCGCCGGACGCAGATGAAACTGGTAATTCCATCCTTTATTGCCATGAGATCGTAAGGAAGCGGATCTCCGGACAAAACATCCGCGACAGAGAATCCCCATATCGCTGCTCGTCTCTTTGCCTCCCGGATCGCTGCGAGCGGCTTCTTTCTCCGGGCAGGAACCGGATCCTGCGATGCAGCCAGGGGTTTTCCAGCCGGTTCCGTCGTTGTTGTTTGTTCTTTTCGCGTTGCATCGGACCTGCAGCCGGTGCATGCCGCTGCGTGTCCCAAACCGGAGATCGGCGATCCAGCGTTCCTGCATGAATCGTCGATCTTCCTGTTCGTTTCGTTTTGATCCAGATCTTTGTGCATTTTTTTTAACTCCTGCCGCAGGCCGGGCGGGTTCGGATGGAACGCGAGAGCGTACGCTATCCGCAGTTAATCGCGAGGATGAGCGTTTCGGTTCCACCCGGCCCGTTTCCACCGGCCGTGCGGCACACAGGTATTGGTATGGGTATATCATATGCCTTTATTATAAAATTTAAAAATGGAAAAACCGGGGACGTTTTGCGGGTTTCATAAGAAACGGGATGAAATTCCCGTGATTCCGGAGGGAATAAAAAATGTACTCTTTTCATATACAAAAATTGTATACAATATAGTATGGCAACTTCCGTTTACAGTATCCGGATCGATTCACGGATAAGAAAGATGATCGATGAGCTGCCGGGAAATGAATGCCAGTCTGAAATCCGGGCTCTCATCGAGGATACGGTCAGGAAAAAACACAAAGAACAGTTGCTTACGCGTGCGCTTGCGAGGCTGGATACCAGAGTTCCAGGCATATCCGCTGCAGGAATTATTCGTGAGGCCCGCGATGTCCGATAAGACTGTACTCGATTCAAGCGTCATTACCGCGATCTTTTTTCCGGAGGAGCTGACCGCGAGGACCATTAAGAAAATCCAGGGGATGGACTGCATCACGGTGGATCTTGCCGTCACGGACGCGGCGAATGTTGCCGCGAAACGGATCTTATCCGGGACGGACAGTCCGGATGATATGAAGATCATGCTCCACGATGCCATCAGGTTCATAGAATTACTCTGCGAAACGATCCCTTCCCGGGAACTGATTGAGCCGGCGCTCGACCTGGCCTGCGAACTCGATATATCTCTTTACGATGCGCTGTTCGTTGCTGCCGCGGTACAGCACAGGGCCCCGCTGTTCACTGCAGATGAAAAACTTTTTTCGGCGGCCGGGAAGGCCTGCAGGGTGATGCTGCTGGAATAGAGTCCGCAAGAAGAATCTGAATCTTTCCGGAATCCGGGTTGGGAAAATTCCCATCCGGATTGTTTACCCACTTTTAATCCTCATTTTTCGTTGTAATAAAAAGGAAAAAACCTCACCCCCCGGTGGCCGGCCATCGGTTTTCCTGTTATGATGGGAGTGGAGGATCGATATACCGGCCACGTTTGGATGTGGACACATCCGGCACCCGGATTATGTATTTCTCCGACGTAAAGAACCGGGGCAGTCCGGCATATGGACAATCCTCTCCCGATCCCGTGTCCACATTTTTCCGGAAACGTGAGCGGAGCCCGATACGGGCTCCGTTTGAGGGGGGGAGAGATGAAGTCTGGTATGAAGTGCTTTCAAGGATCCGCGTTGGCTGGAATTACTCCTGTTATCGTGTAATTATCTATCCCCGATTCTGGTGTATCGCGGGGTACGTGGTGAGCAGAATCATTGTCTCCGAGTTTTTTTGGGAGGCCATGAATATCCTCCGCCAATTACCGGAGTGTATTATCATCTTGAAAAATCAAAAGCGCTGCTCCTTACTTTTGAATGAAACGAAAGGATACATATGCCGAGAAAAATAAAAAGATAATGTGGTGAAGATGTGCGCTATATTGTGACCGGGGGAGCAGGTTTTATCGGCTCTCATATTGTCGAAGAGCTCCAAAACCAGGATCATGAGGTAGTGATCTTCGATAACCTGTTTTCCGGTAAGATGGAAAACATCAGTCAATTCCTTTCAAAAGATGCAGTGTCTTTTGTGAACGGAAGCGTAACCGATCTTCCGCTCCTGAAAAAGACCTTTGATGGTGCAGACGGCATTTTTCACGAGGGAGCGATTCCTTCCGTTCCCCGTTCTATTGCAAATCCGATTGCCACCAACGAGGCAAATGTTACCGGAACATTGAATGTTCTTGTTGCTGCGAGGGATTGCGGTGTAAGAAAAGTTCTCTTTGCATCATCATCATCCGTTTACGGGAACACACCGACTCTTCCCAAGCAGGAATCAATGACACCAAATCCCCTATCTCCATATGCAGTTTCAAAATTTACCGGGGAACAATATCTCCGGGTCTTCAATGATATTTATGGGCTACAAACCGTTGCCCTGCGGTACTTCAATGTGTTCGGTCCGCGGCAGGATCCTAAATCACAATATGCAGCTGTGATTCCCAATTTCATAACCGCGATACTGAAGAATGAATCCCCTCACATCTACGGTGATGGAAAGCAGACCCGGGATTTCACCTTTGTAAAAGATGTTGTCCAGGCAAATATCCGGGCAATGAATTCCGATGCACAGGGAGTATTCAACGTGGCTTACTGCCAGCGGATCAGCCTGCTTGATCTTGCAAAGGAGATTATGGATATCACCGGAATAACTGTCCCGCTCATCCATGATTCCCCCCGGGCCGGGGATGTCCGCGACTCGCTTGCCGATATCCACAAAGCACAACAGGAATTCGGGTATGCTCCCGCATATACCGTGAAGACCGGTCTTAAGGAGACAATAACATGGTACAGAAACCAGTAACAAAACCCACTATATGCGTAGTCGGACTCGGTTATGTCGGAACCCCCCTGGCTGAGGCATTTGCCGAACATGTCCCGACTATCGGATTTGATATCGATGCACGGAAGGTAGAATCACTTGTTGAATCCGGATCGAAAGTTCAGGCAACTACGGATGCAAAAAAGATCCAGACTGCCGATTATGTCCTGATCTGTGTCCCGACACCGGTCACGAAAGCCAAGGATCCTGATCTTACGCCAGTTAAGTCCGCTACGACATCGATTGGCCGGAATCTGAAGAAGAATGCTGTCATTGTTTTAGAATCAACGGTATATCCCGGCGTAACGGAGGATATCGTTGTCCCGATCCTTGAACGGGAGTCGGGCCTGAAATGCGGGAAGGATTTTTTTGTGGGATATTCCCCTGAACGCATCAACCCGAACGATGATGCGCATACTCTTGACAAGATCACCAAGATTGTTTCCGGCATGGATGGGAAGACAACCGACCGGCTCGTTGAACTCTACAGCCTTGTCACGACCGTGTATCGTGCTCCGGACATCAAGACTGCTGAAGCTGCAAAAGTAATCGAGAATATTCAGCGGGATCTCAACATTGCCCTAATGAACGAACTCTCGCTCATCTTTGAACGTCTCGGTCTGGATACTGAAGAGGTTCTCAAAGCTGCAGGAACAAAATGGAACTTCCACCCGTACCGGCCCGGGCTTGTCGGTGGCCACTGCATCCCGGTTGATCCATATTATCTTGTGATGAAAGCTGAAGAGCTCGGTTACCATCCCCAGGTGATCCTGGCCGGCCGGTCCATCAATGACGGTATGCCCAAACACGTGGCAGAGATGACCATCAAAGGGCTCAATGAGGCAGGCAAAGTGATCAAGGGATCCAAAGTCCTGATTCTCGGCCTGACCTATAAGGAGGATGTACCGGATACCCGGGAATCTCCGGTCGAGGAGATCATCCATGAACTCAAGGAGTTCAAAATTGAGGTGTACGGCCATGATCCTCTCCTTCCCGAAGAGGTCATCCGCAGGTTTGGAGCCATTCCGTTACCTCATCTGGATCAGAAAGCCGATGCGGTTATCATTGCCGTGGCTCATAAGCAGTTCAGGAAACTGACGGTACAGGAGATCTGTAATCTCATGGGAGAGCAGCCGGTCTTTATTGATGTGAGGGGAATGGTGGATCTTCAAAACCAAAAAATCTCTGAATTATACTATAGGAAATTGTAAGATCCGATATATCCTCTTTTTTATACTCCTTAATCAGGATAAACACTTTGAATGCAAAATCGTTTTATTATTTTTCAGATTCCTGAAATGATGAATCACTTTCATTTCCGTATGTTTTTATTATATCGTTGTTAATATCTTCAAATAATTTAATTGGCGATTTATTCATGGCTTCCAAAAAACTGCTGAACAAAACTGTTTGTGTATACGGTCTGGGATATGTCGGCCTTCCGCTTGCAGAGGATTTTTCGAACTATATCCATACCATTGGTTACCGTCGGGACCAGAAAAAAGTTGATGAACTGAACGCAAAACCGGGAAACCGGATCGAAGCCACGACCGATCCTAAAAAGATCAGGGAAGCTGATTTCGTCATCATCGCCGTTCCAACTCCGGTGACCAAGGCAAAAGATCCCGACATGGAACCGGTTATTTCCGCTTCAACAACCGTAGGGAAGAACCTGAAAAAAGGGGCGATCGTTGTGATGGAATCTACGGTCTATCCGGGGGTTACCGAAGATATCATGGTGCCGATCCTCGAACGTGAGTCCGGTATGAAATGCGGCAGGGACTTCAAGGTCGGTTATTCCCCGGAACGGATCAATCCCGGCGATGAAGAGCACATTTTAAAAAATATTTACAAGATTGTATCCGGCATGGACAAGGAGACCCTTCGCGACCTGTCCGAACTCTACAGCCTCGTCACCAATGTCTATGAAGCCCCCACTATCAAAACCGCTGAAGCAGCAAAAGTGATAGAAAATATCCAGCGGGATCTCAATATCTCCCTGATGAATGAACTCTCGATGATCTTCGCCAGGCTCGGCCTTGACACGGAAGAGGTTCTCAAAGCCGCTGCCACCAAGTGGAATTTCCATAAATACAAACCCGGCCTTGTCGGCGGTCACTGTATTCCTGTCGACCCCTATTATCTGGTTCAGAAAGCAAAAGAGGTCGGGTATCACCCCAAGGTCATCCTTGCCGGCCGGTCCATCAACGATGGTATGCCGAAATATGTGGCAGAGATGACGGTCAAGGGACTCAATAAAGTTGGAAAGACCATCAAAGGATCCAATGTCCTGATTATGGGACTCACCTACAAGGAAGATGTTGCGGATATCCGGGAATCACCGGTCGAGAGCATGGTCGAGGAATTGAAAGAATATGATGTGAACGTGTATGGGTATGACCCCCTTCTGTCGGATTCAGTTATCAAGCATTTCGGTGCAATCCCGTTGTCAAAATTAAATAAAAAAATGGATGCCATAATTATTGCCGTGGCTCATGCCCCATTTAAGAAAATGTGTATTACCGATTTCAATAATTTTATGAATGCCCATCCTGTATTAGTTGATGTTAGAGGGATGGTGGATAAGATTGATGCTGAAAAGAACGGGTTTTACTATCGAAAATTATAATCGGTTTTTTAATTCAATAATTAATAACATGAAAGATATTCTGATAAAGTTGAAATATTGAGAAAATATTCTAAAACCCTTTGGTGGTGATTGTTTTGGATGTCGGTGTTATCGGTTGCGGGATGATGGGAAAGAACCATGTCCGTGTGTATTCTGAACTCAAGCTTGTCGATCAGGTCTATGTATACGATCCCGATCCCAAATCCGTAAGCCACCTGAAATCCACATGCGAATCTGTTTCGGTGTGCCCAACTATCGAGGGCCTGATCGAGAGGGTTGATGCAGCCAGTATCTGCGTACCAACTCCCTATCATTTCCGGGTTGCAAAACAACTTATCGAATCGCATGTTCCCTGCCTTATCGAAAAACCTATCTGCCAGACGGTAAAGGAAGCCGAATATCTCATCAACCTGATCCCGGATGATCTGACCGTTGGCGTCGGGCATATCGAGCGGTTCAATGCAATCATCCCTGAACTGGCCCAGATCATCAAACACCCGCTCTACATCGAGATCAACCGGCATAACCCGGGCTCCACGCGCATTGTCGGTACATCTATCATCGAAGATCTCATGATCCACGATATCGATCTTCTCTTTAATCTCTTTCCGATAAAAAAATGGGATCTTACCTGCTCGGGCAATGATGATGTTGCTACCGCACTTTTTACCATCAATACCTGCCCGGCTATCCTGACCGCAAGCCGGAAATCCTCGAAAAAAGTCCGCAGGATTTACATCGAGGAGGAACATTTCACGGTCGAGGGGGACTTCATGGCCCAGGAGCTGTATATCCATCGCAAGCCCGGCAGGTTCTCCATTGAAGGCGAGCGATATTCGCAGGAAACAACGATTGAGAAAGTGCAGGTCAACAAATCCGAGCCCCTGAAAAAGGAACTCAAGACCTTCCTACGGGCAGTGCGGGATAAGACCCCATTCACGGTCACGCCCCGGCAGGCGCTTGACAACATGGTGATATGCGAAAAAATCCATGCGTGCCTGAAAACTGCCAGAACATAAGTGCCAGGTCGCACCTGGATTCTACAATTTTGTTAAGGTCTAACCGGATGAACCTTACAAATGTGAAAAATTAATGGACGGTCTTATTGTGAACTATGAAAATAAAATAATTATCGAGAAGAAACGGATATATGCACCCGTCAACGTGAGTGTTTTCTCACCTGAACGGGCAGAACCGATTGAATATAACGAAATAGACAGCAGGAAAAATTCACTAATCCGATCCGGATCAATTCTCTCCTGCGATCTGCCTCATATCGATGGGTTTTCAGCCGGTCAGAACATATTAATAAGAGAATCTGTCGTGATCGATGTGCATACGGGTGTCCGAACAATGACCCCGGAGATGGTGCGATCATGATCAGGATACCTGTTGCCCAACCGGAAGCCGGGGACGAAGAGATCAATGCAGTAACCGGGGTTCTGCGATCCGGGATGTTCGCCCAGGGACCGGTTGTCAAACAGTTCGAGAATGAGTTTGCGGCATTATGCAATACAAAACACGCAATTGCCGTGAACAATGGCACGGCAGCCCTCCATGCGGCCCTTGCTTCTGCTGGTATAGGCCCCGGCGATGAAGTGATTGTTCCCACGTTCTCGTTCTTTGCCACCGCCAGCTGTGTTTCCATGTGCGGGGCAAGACCGGTCTTTGTCGATGTTGACGAGCGGATGTTCGGGATTGATCCGTCATGCGTGAACAATGCAATAACGAAAAAGACCAAAGCCGTAATCGGGGTCCATCTCTTCGGCCAGCCGTTTGATGTCCGGCCTGTAAAAGAGATCTGCGATGATCATAAGATCCCGCTCATCGAGGATGCAGCGCAGGCCCATGGGGCACTCTACCATAAAAAACCGGTCGGCAGTCTGGGGCATGCCGGGTGTTTCTCATTCTACCCGACCAAGAATATGACCACCGGTGAAGGTGGAATCATCACCACCGATGACGATCATTATGCCTCGGTGATCCGCCGGTTCATCAACCATGGGCAGAGCGAGAAGTATCTGCACACGATGATCGGGTACAATTACCGGATGACCGACATCGGCGGGGCAATTGGCCGGGAACAGCTGAAGAAGCTTCCGCAGTATAATGCACAACGGATGGCAAATGCCACGTATCTCACATCGCACATCCGCAAGCCCGGGCTTGTTATCCCGTGGTGTATGCCCGATGCTGTGCATGTCTACCACCAGTACGTTCTCCGGGTCCTTCCTTCGTTT
This region includes:
- a CDS encoding type II toxin-antitoxin system VapC family toxin produces the protein MSDKTVLDSSVITAIFFPEELTARTIKKIQGMDCITVDLAVTDAANVAAKRILSGTDSPDDMKIMLHDAIRFIELLCETIPSRELIEPALDLACELDISLYDALFVAAAVQHRAPLFTADEKLFSAAGKACRVMLLE
- a CDS encoding SDR family oxidoreductase; the protein is MRYIVTGGAGFIGSHIVEELQNQDHEVVIFDNLFSGKMENISQFLSKDAVSFVNGSVTDLPLLKKTFDGADGIFHEGAIPSVPRSIANPIATNEANVTGTLNVLVAARDCGVRKVLFASSSSVYGNTPTLPKQESMTPNPLSPYAVSKFTGEQYLRVFNDIYGLQTVALRYFNVFGPRQDPKSQYAAVIPNFITAILKNESPHIYGDGKQTRDFTFVKDVVQANIRAMNSDAQGVFNVAYCQRISLLDLAKEIMDITGITVPLIHDSPRAGDVRDSLADIHKAQQEFGYAPAYTVKTGLKETITWYRNQ
- a CDS encoding nucleotide sugar dehydrogenase translates to MVQKPVTKPTICVVGLGYVGTPLAEAFAEHVPTIGFDIDARKVESLVESGSKVQATTDAKKIQTADYVLICVPTPVTKAKDPDLTPVKSATTSIGRNLKKNAVIVLESTVYPGVTEDIVVPILERESGLKCGKDFFVGYSPERINPNDDAHTLDKITKIVSGMDGKTTDRLVELYSLVTTVYRAPDIKTAEAAKVIENIQRDLNIALMNELSLIFERLGLDTEEVLKAAGTKWNFHPYRPGLVGGHCIPVDPYYLVMKAEELGYHPQVILAGRSINDGMPKHVAEMTIKGLNEAGKVIKGSKVLILGLTYKEDVPDTRESPVEEIIHELKEFKIEVYGHDPLLPEEVIRRFGAIPLPHLDQKADAVIIAVAHKQFRKLTVQEICNLMGEQPVFIDVRGMVDLQNQKISELYYRKL
- a CDS encoding nucleotide sugar dehydrogenase encodes the protein MASKKLLNKTVCVYGLGYVGLPLAEDFSNYIHTIGYRRDQKKVDELNAKPGNRIEATTDPKKIREADFVIIAVPTPVTKAKDPDMEPVISASTTVGKNLKKGAIVVMESTVYPGVTEDIMVPILERESGMKCGRDFKVGYSPERINPGDEEHILKNIYKIVSGMDKETLRDLSELYSLVTNVYEAPTIKTAEAAKVIENIQRDLNISLMNELSMIFARLGLDTEEVLKAAATKWNFHKYKPGLVGGHCIPVDPYYLVQKAKEVGYHPKVILAGRSINDGMPKYVAEMTVKGLNKVGKTIKGSNVLIMGLTYKEDVADIRESPVESMVEELKEYDVNVYGYDPLLSDSVIKHFGAIPLSKLNKKMDAIIIAVAHAPFKKMCITDFNNFMNAHPVLVDVRGMVDKIDAEKNGFYYRKL
- a CDS encoding Gfo/Idh/MocA family oxidoreductase gives rise to the protein MDVGVIGCGMMGKNHVRVYSELKLVDQVYVYDPDPKSVSHLKSTCESVSVCPTIEGLIERVDAASICVPTPYHFRVAKQLIESHVPCLIEKPICQTVKEAEYLINLIPDDLTVGVGHIERFNAIIPELAQIIKHPLYIEINRHNPGSTRIVGTSIIEDLMIHDIDLLFNLFPIKKWDLTCSGNDDVATALFTINTCPAILTASRKSSKKVRRIYIEEEHFTVEGDFMAQELYIHRKPGRFSIEGERYSQETTIEKVQVNKSEPLKKELKTFLRAVRDKTPFTVTPRQALDNMVICEKIHACLKTART
- a CDS encoding DegT/DnrJ/EryC1/StrS family aminotransferase, which produces MIRIPVAQPEAGDEEINAVTGVLRSGMFAQGPVVKQFENEFAALCNTKHAIAVNNGTAALHAALASAGIGPGDEVIVPTFSFFATASCVSMCGARPVFVDVDERMFGIDPSCVNNAITKKTKAVIGVHLFGQPFDVRPVKEICDDHKIPLIEDAAQAHGALYHKKPVGSLGHAGCFSFYPTKNMTTGEGGIITTDDDHYASVIRRFINHGQSEKYLHTMIGYNYRMTDIGGAIGREQLKKLPQYNAQRMANATYLTSHIRKPGLVIPWCMPDAVHVYHQYVLRVLPSFPLKRLELIDMLAEKGIGSAVHYPIPIHQQPVYRKNGEGVSCPVAERLSGEVLSLPVHPHVTEPMLGEICNAINGVQ